The DNA window AGGCGACGACCGGTGGCCCGAGTACCACCCCGCCGGCCACCACCCCGGCCGCGGTGCCGATGCCGCCTCTGGTGGGGCTGTCCCGGGCCGACGCCGAGCGGATCCTGGACGAATTGGGCATCGACCACCGGGTCGAGACGCGGGCGTCCGACCGGCCGGCCGGCACCGTGATCGAGACCGAACCGGAGGCAGGGCGACTGGTGCCCGCCGGGCAGGAAGCCGTCCTGGTGGTCGCCGCACCGCCCGCGCCGACGACCAGCGCGGCGCCACCGACCACCGGGGAACCGACCGCCACCCCGACGCCCTGACGCCCTAGCGGGCCGAGGGCCGACCGCCACCCGGACGGCCCCGGGAGCCTCACCACATCCGGCGTCTGGTTCCCACCAGCCCGAGCCCGGCGAGGGAGATGGCCAGGCCGATGACGCCCGACCAGAACAGCGAGCGGCTGACCTGGTCCCGGCGGACGTCCGCCGCCGCTGTCGCCGTGCCGCCGCCGGTACCCGCCTCGGCCCAGTCCGCCACGCCGGCACCGGCCTCGGGCGGCTTGGCCGGGTCGGGCCAGCCCGGCTCGGCGGATGCCCACCATCCCGGGTCGGCCCGTTCGTCGATCACGGTGATCTCCGGCGCCGGGACCGGGGTGCCCAGTTCGGTGGCGGACGTGGCCGGGTACCGGGCCGCCATCACGAGGATGGTCGCGGCGCCGAGGAGCGCCAGCAGGGCGAAGGCGTAGAGAGTACGGGACCTGTGGTGCCGCCGCGCGGTGGGCAGAGTGACCATGACCATCCCAGGTTCAGGGTCCGGGATGCGCGGGGTGGAGACGTTTCGCCGGGGTGGCGTACCGATTCTATGGCGTCGCCGCGCGCCCTGACCTGGGATTGGGCCGGGTCAGCCCACCCGGACGGGAGTGCGGACCAGTGGGCGGCGCGGCCGGACGGTGTGCTGCCGGGGCTGTGGTGTGACGCGCAACTGGCGCAGCCCGGCCGCCTGCACGAAGATGGACCGCCGGCTGACCGCGTCCCCCGTCGCGTTCAGCTCGTAGCCGTCGAGCCACATCCAACCGTCGTACGTGGGCCAGTCGTGTACCCGGATCACCCGGAACATGATGGGTCTGAGGAACTGGACACTCGCCGCGCGAGTCACGTGCAGTACGTCACCGGAGCGGGGAAGCACAAAGGGCTCCTGGGAAGATCGGCCGGCGGCGGGCCGGCGGGAGCGGGCTTTTCGGGGGATCGTGCGGCCCGGCGTCGGAGTCGTGCCCCTGGACGGGTCGTGCGGGTGGTGGTGGTCGGGTCGTACCCGCTGGTGGCGTGCCGTCGCCCGACCATCACCCGGCTGCTCCCGGTCGTCGCGCCCGCCGCCACAGCCGTCCGGCGTCCAGCGGCGGGGTCTTGAGCCCGAGGGCAGTCTGTCGTGCGGTGCCCGGGCCGGGACGCTCGACCGGCGCCTTCCGTCGCGACGGAAGACCCCCCTCCCCGGCGGCCGACCGGAACGGTGAGTGACCCGAGCCCTACGGACAGACTGCATCAGTGGCGTGCCTCATGCAAGTTGCATGTCGACTTTTGCCGATACGTGAACGCCCCCCGCAAATAGACGCTTGATACCCTCGTCGCGAGGGCGGCAGACTGGACGCCGGTTTCGCCCGCCGCGGCCGGCCGACGACCGGCACCATCCCCGCCGCGAACGCTCGCCCGCCGCTCGACGGTCGCGCCCCCGGCGGGCGTCGAGCCCCGAGCGCGATCGACCGGAGGTGGCCGGGTGAGCCCGAGCAGCGAGCGGTCCCGACAAACGATCCGACAGGTGACGCCGTGAGCGAGCGGCGCAGCCCCACCATCCGGCGTCGTCGGCTCGGCGCCGAACTGCGCCGCCACCGCGAGGCGGCCGGCATCACCATCGAGGGGGTCGCCGAGCGGCTGGAGTGCTCCGCGTCGAAGATCTCCCGCATCGAGACCGGTCACACCACGGCCACCCCGCGCGACGTCCGCGACATGCTGCTCATCTACGGGGTGACCGGCGTGGAGAGCGACGAGCTGGTGCAGATCGCCCGGGAGGCGCGGCAGAAGGGCTGGTGGCACCCGTACAGCACCGTGCTGGTCGGGGCGTACGTCGGCCTGGAGGCGGCGGCCAGCTCGATCCGGGCGTACGAGCAACAGGTCGTGCCGGGGCTGCTCGAAACAGAGGAGTACGCCTCTGCGATGATCCGGGCCGCACGGCCGGATTTCACGGCCGAGCAGGTTCAGCAACGGGTGCGTGTCCGTCTGGGCCGTCAGTCGTTGTTGACCCAGGACGATCCGGTCGATCTGTGGGTGGTGCTCGATGAGGCGGTGCTGAGCCGGCCGGTGGGCGGCGACGCGGTCATGCGTGGTCAGCTCCAGCGGCTGGTGGAGGTGGCGGAACTGCCGAATGTGACGCTCCAGGTCCTGCCCTTCGAGGTCGGGGCGCACGCCGGCATGGACGGCACGTTCACCATTCTCAGCTTCCCCGAAGCGGGTGATCCCGATGTCGTGTACGCGGAGAACGCCACGGGTGGGCTCTTTCTCGAGAAGAGCGACGAACTGCAGAAGTACAGCTTCATCTTCGATCACATTCGAGCAGCGGCCATACGCCCGGAGGAATCCGTGGCACACATCGCGAAACTGGCAGAGGAGCCGTTGTGGAAGTGGCGACCAAGGGGTCCCTGGACCTGACGCAGGCAGCATGGTTCAAGAGCTCGAAGAGCGGGCCGAACTGCGACAACTGCGTCGAGGTGGCGTACGTGACCGGTGCGGTCGGGGTGCGGGACTCGAAGGACAAGACCGGGCCGGCCCTGATCTTCTCGCCGGCTGACTGGCACGCCTTCGTCGCCGGTGCCAGGGGCGGTGCGTTCGTCCGGGAGTGATCGACACCCGGACAACGGCGGGCGCGGCCCGTCCGGCAGCGCCGCCGGGCGGGCCGCGCCCGCCGCGCGTACGGCCTGGATCGCCCGGAGCTCGCCCTGCTCACGGCCGCGACCAATCGCGCGGGAGCCGTCGCCCCCGCCGTCCCGGCTCGTTGTACCCCTCGGTACGGCGCTGGTCGACAACCCGCCGCACGGATCGGCAACCGAGCGAGGCAGGCGAGACGATGACGACGATCGGGTCAGACAACCTCACCAACGGTCCGGGCAAGCCGGAGCGGTTCGGCGGCAAGTACCGCGGGGCCCGGCGGGACACCGTCCTGACCGAGGTGGTCTCCGGCGACACCGAGATCGGCGATCGGGACGGCGGATCGGGGGTCGCCGACCAGTCCGCGCCGCTGTCGCTGCCCTCGCTGGACCCGAACCCGCTCACCGAGCCGTCGTTCCCGCCGGCGGGCTGGTCCGTCGAACCGACGGTCACGGAGTCCCTGGCGGACCATCCGTTGCTGCGCGGCCTGCTCCTGGAACTGCCGCCGCGGGGCAGCGTGCCGCCGCCCGGCTGGCTGGACCGCTGGTTCGAGGCGACGCGGGCCATCCTGGAGCTGCTGTACGTGCAGGGGACGGGCCGGTCACGCTGACCAGCGCCGACGGTGCCGGGCAGGCCCTGGCTGCCGCTCGAGGTGGCGGGCGGGTGAGCCCGGTCAGACGGCGAACGTGGCGGGACGGTCGGTGGCCGGGGTGGGCGGCTTGGCCTTCCACAGCCCGCTCTTCTGCGCCGCCAGGCGCCCGAGGTAGGCCGGGTTGAGGATCACGTAGCGGCGCCAGAGCCGCTTGGGCTCCAGGCCCAGCCGCCAGAACCACTCCAGGCCCGCGCGCTGCATCCAGGCGGGTGGTCGCTTGAGCAGGCCGGCGTGGTAGTCGAAGGCCGCCCCGACCGCCATCAGCGGCATGTCCAGCAGGGGCCGCATGGCGTACGCGAAGATCTCCTGGCGCGGGCAGCCGAGCCCGACCAGGACGAGCCGGGCGCCGCTGGCCTTGATGCGGTCGGCGATCTCCACGTCCTCGCCCGGCTGCACGGCGCGGAACTTCGACGGCTCCACCCCGGCGATCTTCAGCGCCGGGAACATCCGCTCCAGCGTCGGGATCAGCCGGGACAGGGTCTCCTCGGTGGAGCCGTAGAGGTAGACGGGCAGGCCCTCGTCGGCGAACCGCCGCAGCACGTGCAGGGTGAGCAGCGGGCCGTAGACCCGGTCGGTGAGGTTGGCGTGGTGCAGCAGGTTCAGCGCCCAGCGCACCGGCTGCCCGTCCGGGGTCACCACGTCGAAGGAGTTGAGCCGGGCGTTGTGCGCCGGGTCGAGGACGCCGGTCATGACGCCGTGCACGGCGAGCGCGGTCAGCGCCAGCGGCCGGCGCTCGCGCGCCGCCGTGACCACCTGCTCTGTCGCCGTGTTGTAGTCGGTGGCGTCCACGAGCACACCGAGGACGTTGCGCTTGGTGGAGCTCATGCGGCCGGCACCCACTTGTCCACGTTGGCCTCGTAGATCTCGCGCATGATCATGGGTACGTCGTAGACCTGCTTCCACTCCGGATAGTCGGCCTGGAACGCCTCGTTGGAGCCGATCCACCACTTGTGGTCGCCGATCCGGTTCGCCTCGACGTACTCCGTGACCATCTCCTGGCCGGTGATCTGCTCGGCCAGCGCGAACGCCTCCCGGTTGGAGGTGTTGGAGTGCCGGCCGCCGCCCAGGTTGTAGACCGCGGCCGAGCGCGGGTTGCGGAAGAACGCCTCGAACGCGGAGACCACGTCGGAACTGTGGATGGCGTCCCGGACCTGCTTGCCCTGGTAGCCGAAGATCCGGTACGTCCGGCGTTCCATGTTGGCCCGCATCACGTACCCGAGGAAGCCGTGCAGCTCGGTCGCGGAGTGCGCCGGGCCGGTGAGCGTCCCGCCCCGGAAGCAGGCCGTGCGCACGCCGAAGTAGCGGCCGTACTCCTGCACCATCACGTCCGCGGCGACCTTCGAGGCGCCGAAGACCGAGTGCAGGCAGGCGTCGATCGACATGTCCTCGCGGATGCCCTGCTCGTACGGGTGGCCCGGCTCGATCTCCCAGCGGGTCTCCAGCTCGACCAGGGGGAGGCTGTTCGGCCGGTCGCCGTACACCTTGTTGGTCGAGCAGTGGATCACCGGCGCCTCGATGCAGTGCTCGCGGACGTTCTGGAGCACGTTGAGGGTGCCGACGGCGTTCACGTCGAAGTCGGTGAACGGGTCGCGGACCGCCCAGTCGTGCGACGGCTGGGCGGCCGTGTGGATCACCACGGCGACGTCGCCGCCGTACCGCGCGAACAGCTTCGCCAGCGAGTCGCGGTCCCGGATGTCGATGCTGTGGTGGCTGTACGCCCCGCCCAGCTCGTCGGCGAGCCGGCGGACGTTCCACGCGGTCGACGCCTCCGCGCCGAAGAACTCCTGCCGCATGTCGTTGTCGATGCCGACGACGTCGAGGCCGAGGCCGGCGAAGTGCCGCACCGCCTCGGAGCCGATCAGGCCGCCCGACCCGGTCACCAACGCGACACTCACACGCCACTCCTGGTTCATCTGAGGCAGCAGGGAACGATTCGGAGCATAGCGTGACGTCCGGCACGGCCGCCGATGCGTTGCGGAGCTTGACAACGACGCAAGGGCCCCGCATTCCTGCGGAGCCCTTGTGCTGGTGGGGAAGGAGGGAGTTGAACCCTCACGCCCTTTCGGGCACACGGACCTGAACCGTGCGCGTCTGCCATTCCGCCACTTCCCCGTGGCCTGACCTGGGAAACTGTAGCCTGCCCCGGTTCCGCTGTCTCCAGCGGGTCCGGCACATCCTACGGCGTTTCCGGCCCTCGCCGCGACCTGTTACCGCTCGCGGCGGACGAAACTGTAGCACGCCTGAAGTGGCCCCTCCGGACGGGCCGGTCGCGGACGGCCGAGCGGCGTGTGAGCTGCGAGCGCGCCGGCCGGATACCATCATGTCCTCGGGACCCGAGGAGGAGCCGGTGAGCGTGCTGCAACGCTTCGAGAAGCGTCTGGAAGGCCTGGTCGAGGGAGCCTTTGCCAAGGTCTTCAAAGGGGTGGTCCACCCCGTGGAGATCCTCAACGCCATGCAGCGGGAGGCCGAGGCGCACAAGGCGATCCTGGCCGGTGGGCGCACGTTGGTGCCCAACCGCTACGTGATCGATCTCTCGCCGTACGACCACAGCCGTCTGGCGCCGTACGCCGCCGCGCTGGCCCAGGAGTTGGCCCAGTCGCAGGCGGAGTTCATCGGCGAGCAGGCGTGGACGGTCTACGGCGACGTGATCGTCGAGATCGAGCGCGGCGAGGGCCTGGACACGGGCATGTTCCGGGTCACCGCCGAGGTCTACACCGGCGGCGACGTCGCCCCGGTCTCGGCGCCCGGCGGCTACGAGCACGGCGGCTACGACCAGGGCGGTTACGACCATGGCGGCTACGACGCGGGCCCGCCCGCGTACCCGGCGTACGACCAGGGCGGCGGCTACGGCCCCCCGCCCGGGCACGGCGGTGCGCGCAACGTCCGACTGGTCTCCGGTGACGGCCGCACCTACCCTCTCCAGATGGGCTCCACGGTCATCGGTCGCGGCGATCAGGCCAACCTGCGCCTGCCCGACGTCGGCATCTCCCGCCGCCACGCGCGGCTGGACTTCGACGGCGGCCAGGTCGTGCTGACCGACCTCGGCTCGACCAACGGCACCATGGTCAACGGCCAGCGGGTCTCCGCCGTGGCGCTCAACCCCGGCGACATGATCCAGCTCGGCACCACCACCCTGACCTTCCGCGTGGACGGCTGATCCGCCTTGCCCGAACTCGTCATCACCGTCGCCCGGTTCGGGTTCCTCATCCTGCTGTGGATCTTCGTGTTCACGGTGGTCGGCGTGATCCGTCGGGACCTGTTCGCCGGCGCCCGGTCGGGTCGACTCGTCGCCGCGCCCCGGGGCGTGGGGGCATCGACCGGGCAGGGAGCGAAGCCGGCGAAGGTGAAGCGGGGCAGGGCCGCCCACCAGCTCGTGGTGACCGCGGGCCAGCTGGCCGGCACCCGGATCACCCTGGGCGAGTCCCAGATCACCATCGGCCGGGCCGAGGATTCCACCCTCGTCATCACCGACGACTACGCCTCCGCGCGACACGCCCGACTCGTGCCGCGCGACGGTCAGTGGTACGTCGAGGACCTCGGTTCGACTAACGGCACCTACCTGGATCGCGCTAAGGTCACCGGACCGACCCCCGTCCCCCTCGGCGTGCCGATCCGAATCGGCCGCACCTCTCTCGAATTACGGCCATGACTCTGACCCTGCGCTATGCGGCCCACAGCGACCGCGGTCTGATCCGAGACGGTAACCAGGACTCCGTCTACGCCGGGCCGCGGCTTCTCGCCGTCGCCGACGGCATGGGCGGCATGGCCGCCGGTGACGTCGCCAGCAACATCGTCATCGGTGCCATGGCGCCGTTGGACGAGGACGTCCCGGGCGACGCCCTCGTCGACGCGCTGCGTTCCGCCGTGGGCACCGCCAATCAGCAGCTCCGCGACACCGTGGACGCCAACCCGCAGCTGGAGGGGATGGGCACGACGCTCACCGCGACCCTCTTCTCCGGCAGCAAGCTGGGAATGGTGCACATCGGCGACTCGCGGGCGTATCTCCTGCGCAACGGCGAGTTCGCGCAGATCACCAAGGACGACACGTACGTCCAGATGCTCGTCGACGAGGGGCGGATCAGCGCCGAGGAGGCGAGCAGCCACCCCCAGCGCTCGCTGCTCACCCGGGCGCTGGACGGCCGCGACATCGACCCGGAGTACAGCGTCCGGCAGGTGCTGCCCGGCGATCGCTACCTGATCTGCAGCGACGGCCTCTCCGGCGTGGTCAGCGCCGAGACGATCGCCGACACCATGCGCGAGTACACCGATCCGCAGAAGTGCGTCGAGCGGCTGGTGCAGCTCGCGCTGCGTGGCGGCGGCCCGGACAACATCACCGTGATCATCGCCGACGCCACCGACGCGGACATCGTCGAGGCGAGCCCGATCGTCGGCGGCGCCGCCGCCCGCGACCGGGGCATGGCCACGTCCGCCGACGTCTCCACCCCCGCCGCCCGCGCCTCGGCGCTCTCCGCGCCGCGTCCGCCCGCGCCGGAGGATCCGGGGGACGGCGACGACGACGCGGACCGGCCGCGGCGCCGCCCGCTGCGTACCGCCGCGATGGCCGTGGCGCTGCTGGTCATCCTCGGCGGCGCGCTCCTCGGCGGGTGGAGTTACACCCAGCGGCAGTACTACGTCGGGGCGACCGAGGACGGCCAGGTGGCCGTCTTCCGGGGCGTCCAGGGGCAGATCGCCGGCCTGGACCTCTCCACCGTGCACTCGCGGAGCGCCACGAAGCTCGACGACCTCACCCTGGCCGCCCAGGAGCAGGTCAAGCAGGGTATCCAGGCCCGGAGCGAGCCGGACGCCGAGCGCCGGCTGGCCGTTTTGATCAGCGACAGTCCGACCAACCCGAACCTCAAGCCGATCTGCCCGCCCAGCCCCACCGCCACGCCCGCCCCGGTGACGGCCGCCCCGACCCCGGGCGCTGCCACCCCCGGCGCGACCCGCACCGCCGCGAACGGCCCGTCCGCCGCCCCCAGCCCCAGCTCCTCCGCCACCCCCGCGCCCACCACCACACCCGACGCGTCGCACTCCGACACCGTCCCGCCGGCCGACCCGGCCGGATGCCGGTCGCCGGAGTGAGCGTCGGCTGAGAATCCGAGGACGCATCCGTGACCGCAACGGCCACCCCGGCAGCCTCGCCCGGCACGACGGGCGAGCAGCCCGGCGTACGCCTGGCCCGGTCCCGCCGCAACGCCGAGCTGTCGCTGTTGCTGCTGGCCCTGGTGCTGGTGGCCGCGTACGGTGCGACGGTCGAGGCGACCGTGCTCGACACGGTCACCCCGGACTTCTGGGTACCGACGGCGGTGCTGGCCGCGGTCTTCCTCGCCCTGCACGTGGCCATCCGGTTCCTGGCGCCGTTCGCCGACCCGGCCCTGCTGCCGGCGGTAGCGCTGCTCAACGGCATCGGCGTGGGTTTCCTGCGCCGGCTCGACCTGGGCAGGGCCGCCCCGGAGGACCGCGAGTCGCTGGCCATCTTCGCCGGGCAGGGCGGGCGGCAGTTCGCCTGGACGCTGGCGGCGGTGGTCCTCGCCGCCGCGCTGCTCGCGATCATGCGCGACCACCGCTCGGTCTCCCGGTACGCGTACACGCTGGGCCTGGCCGGCATCGTGCTGGTGATGATCCCGGCGGTGCTGCCCCCGAAGTACTCGGAGATCTACGGCGCGAAGCTGTGGATCAAGATTGGCGGCTTCACCATCCAGCCGGGTGAGTTCGCCAAGCTGGCGCTGCTCGCCTTCTTCGCCTACTACCTGGTGCGCAAGCGCGAGGTGCTGTCCCTGGCCAGCCACCGGGTGCTCGGCATCGACTTCCCCCGCGGGCGGGACCTCGGGCCCGTGCTCGCGGTCTGGGTGCTGAGCCTGCTGGTGCTCGTCTTCGAGAAGGACCTCGGCACCTCGCTGCTGTACTTCGGCATGTTCGTGGTGACCCTGTACATCGCCACCGAGCGGGTCAGTTGGCTGCTGATCGGCCTGCTCCTGTTCTTCGGCGGCGCGTACCTGGCCTACGTGCTGGGCGGCACGGTCGGCGGGCCGTTCGCGAACTTCCACCTGCGGGCCGAGATCTGGCTGGACCCGTTCGCCAAGCCGTACGACGACGGCTACCAGCTTGTCCAGGGGTTGCTCGGGCTCGGCAGCGGCGGCCTGTTCGGCGCCGGGCCGGGTGGCGGGGAGCCGCTCGAGATCCCCGAGGTGCAGAACGACTTCATCTTCGCCGGCATCGGCGAGGAGATCGGCCTGTTCGGGCTCTCCGCCCTGCTGGTGGTCTACCTGCTGATCGTGGAGCGGGGGCTGCGCGCCGCGCTGGCCGTCCGGGACTCGTTCGGCAAGCTGCTCGCCGGCGGCCTCGCCTTCACCCTCGGCCTCCAGGTCTTCGTGATCGTGGGCGGGATCAGCAAGCTCATCCCGCTGACCGGGCAGACCACCCCGTTCCTCTCCGCCGGTGGCTCGTCGCTGATGGCGAACTGGCTGCTCATCGCGGTGCTGCTGCGGGTCTCCGACGCCGCCGGTCGGCCGGTGGCTCCCGGCGGCCCGGCGGCCCGACCCGGGGGCGGCCCGCCGGAGCAACTGCACGGGGCCCCCACGGAGGTGATCCGGACATGAACGCACCCCTGCGCCGCGTCGGCGTGGTCGCCATGGTCCTGTTCGGCCTGCTGTTCGCGAACCTGAACTGGATCCAGGCGTACAAGGCCGACGAATACCGCAACAGCGACTACAACGGCCGCGTCCAGGTGGCCGAGTACAAGCACCGGCGGGGCAACATCGAGGCCGGCGGCACCGCCCTGGCCACCAGCAAGGAGACCGAGGGCAAGTACAAGTACCTGCGCACCTACCCCGGTGGGGAGAAGTACGCGCACGTGCTCGGCTACAAGCCCGTCAACCTGGCCGAGACCGGCATCGAGCGGGTCGAGAACGAGTACCTGGCCGGCACCAGCGACGCGCTGATCGCCAACCGGATCAAGGACATGTTCACCGGCAACGAGACGGGCGGCGGCAACGTGCTGCTGACCCTGTCCAAGCGGGCCCAGGACGCGGCGTACAACGGGCTGGCCGACAACCAGGTCGGCGCGAAGAAGGGCGCGGCGATCGCGATCGACCCGCGTACCGGGGCGGTGCAGGCGCTGGTCTCCATGCCGAGCTTCGACCCGAACCCGCTGGCCAGCCACGACTCGGACGAGGCGCAGGCGGCGTACGACAAGCTGGACAAGGACGCGGGCCGCCCGCTGACCAACCGGGCGCTGGAGGAGGTGCTGCCCCCGGGCTCGACCTTCAAGATCGTGATGGCCGCCGCCGCGCTGGAGAACGGCATCGGCAAGAACACCAAGATCCCGGCGGGCTCCAGCTACACCGCGCCCACCTCGGGCACCCCGATCCGCAACGCCGCCGCGTCGATCTGCCCGGAGTCGGAGGTCACCCTGGCCGAGGCGGTCCGGGAGTCCTGCAACACCGGCTTCGCCCAGCTCGGCGTGAGACTCGGGGCCGACAAGGTCAAGGAGAAGGCCCGCGAGTTCGGCTTCGAGCAGGAGGACCTCTCGGTCGGCCAGCTCGGCGAGGGCGGTTTGCCCGTGGCGGCCAGCCGCACCGGCGACATGCAGAACCCGGACGGTGGCACCGACCCGGCCGCGCTGGCCCAGTCCTCGATCGGGCAGAACAACGTGCGGATGACCCCGCTGCAGGGCGCCCTGATCGCCGGGGCGGTCGCCAACAACGGCACGCAGATGCGGCCGTACCTGGTCAAGCAGCTCCTCGCCCCGGACCGCACCACCACGTACACCGCTGACCCGAAGAAGCTGCGGGAGCCGGTGAGCGCGCAGGTCGCGTCGGACCTGCGCGACATGATGGTCGGCGTGGTCGAGGGCGGCACCGGTCGCAACGCGCGTTTCAACGGCTACACGGTCGGCGGCAAGACCGGCACCGCCCAGTCCGCCCCGGACCGTCCCGACCACGGCTGGTTCATCGGGTTCGCGCTGGACAAGAACGGCACCCCGGTCTCCGCGGTCTGTGTGGTGCTGGAGCAGGCGGGCAGCGGCGGCAGCGCCGAGGCGGCCCGGATCGCCGGCAAGATCATGCAGGCGGCCGCCGCCGACGCCGGGGGCCGCTGACATGCTCAGCCCCGGCGTCCAGCTCGGCAACCGCTACCGTCTCGACGAGCGGATCGCCAGCGGCGGCATGGGCGACGTGTGGCGCGGCACCGACCAGGTGCTGGGGCGTACGGTCGCGGTGAAGAGCCTGCTCCCGGCCCTGCTCGACGAGCCGGGATTCGCCGAGCGGTTCCGGGGCGAGGCCCGCACGATGGCCACCATCAACCACCCGGGCGTCGTGGACGTCTACGACTTCGGCAGCGACCAGCAGATCGCCTTCCTGGTCATGGAGTACGTGGAGGGCGACCCGCTCTCCGCCACGCTCAGCCGGGTGGGCCGGCTCACCCCGGCCCGCACCATGGCCCTGGTCGCCCAGGCCGCCGACGCGCTGCACGCGGCGCACGTCAAGGGGATCGTGCACCGCGACGTGAAGCCGGGCAACCTGCTCGTCCGGCCCAACGGCACGCTCGTGCTCACCGACTTCGGCATCGCCCGGTCCGACCTGGTCGGGCAGCTCACCGCCGCCGGCTCCGTGCTGGGCACCGCGTCGTACATCTCGCCGGAGCAGGCCACCGGTGCGGTCGCCACGCCGGCCTCCGACGTGTACGCCCTCGGCGTGGTGGCGTACCAGTGCCTGGCCGGGCGGCGACCGTTCGAGGGGGACAACCCGCTCGAAATCGCCATGAAGCACGTCCGGGACAGCCCGCGGCCGCTGCCGGTGGACATCCCACCGCAGGTCCGGGCGATCGTCGAGCGGGCGATGGCGAAGGACCCCACCGCCCGCTGGCCCAGCGCCGCCGCCCTCGCCGGGGTGGCCCGGCAGGCGAAGCTGGCGCTCGGCCAGCAGTCGCGCACCAGCGGGCACCTCGGCCAGGTCTCCGCCGTGCCGGCGCCCCCGGCCGGCCCTCAGGCCCGCGCCCAGGTCTCCGCCGTGCCGGCGCCCCCGGCAGGCCCTCAGGCCCGCGCCCAGGTCTCCGCCGTGCCGGTGTCGCCGGCCGGCGCTCAGGCCCGCGCCCAGGTGCCGCCCGCGTCGCGCCAGCAGCCCCGCCCGCCCGCGGTCGCGCAGCGGCCGGTCACGGCGTCCGCCCCCTTGCAGTCCCGCCCGCCCGTCGCGGCACCCCGCCCGCCGGTCGCCCACCAGCCGGCGCACCCGCCGGTGGCCGCGCCGCGCCCACCGGTCGCCGCCAGTCCGGCGTACCCCCGCGGCGCCGCGCCCGTGCCGGCGGCCCCGGTCCACCCGGTCGGCCCGGCGGCGTACGCCCGCCAGCCCGGCCCGCCGCCCGTCCCGCCGGCGCGTACCGGCTCGGGCCGGGTGCTGCTGGTGGTGCTGCTGGCCGTACTGGTCCTGATCTGTTCCGGCGTGCTTTCCTACAACCTGCGGAAGAACACCGGTGCCGGTGACCTCGGCCCGCGGACAGTGACGTCCGGCGCGCTGAGGGCCGACGGACGCGACGATGCGCCCGGCACGTCGTACCGTCGGATGGAACGGCTCCTGCCGGGCGGCGGCGAGACGACGACGAGCGAAGGACGACAGACGCGATGACAGCGCAGGCCCGCCTGCTCGGTGGCAGGTACCAGGTCGGCGAGCTGCTCGGCTACGGCGGCATGGCCGAGGTGCACCGCGGCCGCGACCTCCGGCTCGGTCGGGACGTCGCGATCAAGATGCTCCGGACCGACCTGGCCCGGGACGCCACGTTCCAGATGCGGTTCCGCCGCGAGGCACAGAACGCCGCCTCC is part of the Micromonospora olivasterospora genome and encodes:
- a CDS encoding FtsW/RodA/SpoVE family cell cycle protein translates to MTATATPAASPGTTGEQPGVRLARSRRNAELSLLLLALVLVAAYGATVEATVLDTVTPDFWVPTAVLAAVFLALHVAIRFLAPFADPALLPAVALLNGIGVGFLRRLDLGRAAPEDRESLAIFAGQGGRQFAWTLAAVVLAAALLAIMRDHRSVSRYAYTLGLAGIVLVMIPAVLPPKYSEIYGAKLWIKIGGFTIQPGEFAKLALLAFFAYYLVRKREVLSLASHRVLGIDFPRGRDLGPVLAVWVLSLLVLVFEKDLGTSLLYFGMFVVTLYIATERVSWLLIGLLLFFGGAYLAYVLGGTVGGPFANFHLRAEIWLDPFAKPYDDGYQLVQGLLGLGSGGLFGAGPGGGEPLEIPEVQNDFIFAGIGEEIGLFGLSALLVVYLLIVERGLRAALAVRDSFGKLLAGGLAFTLGLQVFVIVGGISKLIPLTGQTTPFLSAGGSSLMANWLLIAVLLRVSDAAGRPVAPGGPAARPGGGPPEQLHGAPTEVIRT
- a CDS encoding serine/threonine-protein kinase, whose product is MLSPGVQLGNRYRLDERIASGGMGDVWRGTDQVLGRTVAVKSLLPALLDEPGFAERFRGEARTMATINHPGVVDVYDFGSDQQIAFLVMEYVEGDPLSATLSRVGRLTPARTMALVAQAADALHAAHVKGIVHRDVKPGNLLVRPNGTLVLTDFGIARSDLVGQLTAAGSVLGTASYISPEQATGAVATPASDVYALGVVAYQCLAGRRPFEGDNPLEIAMKHVRDSPRPLPVDIPPQVRAIVERAMAKDPTARWPSAAALAGVARQAKLALGQQSRTSGHLGQVSAVPAPPAGPQARAQVSAVPAPPAGPQARAQVSAVPVSPAGAQARAQVPPASRQQPRPPAVAQRPVTASAPLQSRPPVAAPRPPVAHQPAHPPVAAPRPPVAASPAYPRGAAPVPAAPVHPVGPAAYARQPGPPPVPPARTGSGRVLLVVLLAVLVLICSGVLSYNLRKNTGAGDLGPRTVTSGALRADGRDDAPGTSYRRMERLLPGGGETTTSEGRQTR
- a CDS encoding peptidoglycan D,D-transpeptidase FtsI family protein, translating into MNAPLRRVGVVAMVLFGLLFANLNWIQAYKADEYRNSDYNGRVQVAEYKHRRGNIEAGGTALATSKETEGKYKYLRTYPGGEKYAHVLGYKPVNLAETGIERVENEYLAGTSDALIANRIKDMFTGNETGGGNVLLTLSKRAQDAAYNGLADNQVGAKKGAAIAIDPRTGAVQALVSMPSFDPNPLASHDSDEAQAAYDKLDKDAGRPLTNRALEEVLPPGSTFKIVMAAAALENGIGKNTKIPAGSSYTAPTSGTPIRNAAASICPESEVTLAEAVRESCNTGFAQLGVRLGADKVKEKAREFGFEQEDLSVGQLGEGGLPVAASRTGDMQNPDGGTDPAALAQSSIGQNNVRMTPLQGALIAGAVANNGTQMRPYLVKQLLAPDRTTTYTADPKKLREPVSAQVASDLRDMMVGVVEGGTGRNARFNGYTVGGKTGTAQSAPDRPDHGWFIGFALDKNGTPVSAVCVVLEQAGSGGSAEAARIAGKIMQAAAADAGGR